One genomic segment of Eriocheir sinensis breed Jianghai 21 chromosome 66, ASM2467909v1, whole genome shotgun sequence includes these proteins:
- the LOC126987798 gene encoding coiled-coil domain-containing glutamate-rich protein 1-like, giving the protein MVVEVTHGKSRWKGAIVLGLWRVDGRPEEVEVDLEEAAYKLGEVEEVLVEETLGNTKWEGVEEDTVEAQEVMEEEVEEDSEVDQAAMEEEVEEDSEVDQEVMEEEVEEDLEEALEEEVVVVSEEVEVEEAEEAEVEEEVEEEEPLSTLQSLP; this is encoded by the coding sequence atggtggtggaagTGACTCACGGGAAGAGCAGGTGGAAGGGGGCTATAGTGCTGGGGCTGTGGCGGGTGGATGGCAGGccggaggaagtggaggtggattTGGAGGAGGCGGCGTACAAGttgggggaagtggaggaggttttggtggaggagacTCTGGGGAACACCAagtgggagggagtggaggaggatacGGTGGAGGCTCAGGAGGtcatggaggaggaagtggaggaggattcGGAGGTGGATCAGGCGGccatggaggaggaagtggaggaggattcGGAGGTGGATCAGGAGGtcatggaggaggaagtggaggaggatttggaggaggctttggaggaggaagtggtggtggtttcggaggaggtggaggtggaggaggcggaggaggcggaggtggaggaggaggtggaggaggaggaaccactCTCTACCCTCCAATCCCTTCCGTGA